A DNA window from Vigna angularis cultivar LongXiaoDou No.4 chromosome 1, ASM1680809v1, whole genome shotgun sequence contains the following coding sequences:
- the LOC108323796 gene encoding serine protease SPPA, chloroplastic isoform X2, whose product MSRARIAVHRFRCTYAALSSITSSSSAVTRFQFQCPQQHLTRASLPFHFHYRYSSSVPKQTLNCGVENYPSGDFDFTPLTGWKKFIVKLKMLTALPWHRLRYGTVLTIKLRGQVSDQRKSRFSRGLSLPQICDNFLKAAYDPRISGIYLHIDILNCGWAKVEEIRRHIFDFRKSGVLENLGIEPEVERIGKYKSVGDQLTRRTMSEDHHEMLTSLLDNIYTHWLDKVSAARGKKREDIENFINKGVYQVETLKEEGFISDIIYEDEVITRLKERLQVKTNKNLPMVDYRKYSGVRKSTLGLSNGKDLIAIIRASGSIRRIESPLGARSSGIIGEKLIEKIRSIRESNKYKAAIIRIDSPGGDALASDLMWREIRLLAASKPVIASMSDVAASGGYYMAMGAGVIVAESLTLTGSIGVVTGKLNLGKLYEKIGFNKEIISRGRYAELRAAEQRSFRPDEAELFSKSVQHAYKQFRDKAAFSRSMTVDKMEEVAQGRVWTGKDAASNGLIDAIGGLSRAVAIAKLKAGIPQDRQVTVVEVTRPSPSLPEILSGLGNSLVGVDRTLNELLQDLTFSNGVQARMDGIVFEKLEGYPYANPILALMKDHLSSL is encoded by the exons ATGTCACGGGCTCGTATTGCCGTCCACCGCTTCCGCTGTACCTACGCCGCATTATCGTCGATCACCTCATCTTCATCTGCAGTTACACGCTTTCAGTTCCAATGTCCACAACAACATCTCACGCGCGCATCCCTCCCCTTCCACTTCCACTATCGTTATTCTTCGTCTGTCCCCAAACAAACCTTGAACTGTGGTGTCGAGAATTATCCGAGTGGAGACTTTGATTTCACGCCTCTCACTGGCTGGAAAAAATTCATCGTCAAGCTCAAGATGCTAACGGCCTTACCCTGGCACCGGCTCCGATACGGCACCGTTTTGACAATCAAGTTGCGCGGCCAG GTATCGGATCAGCGGAAGAGTAGGTTCTCTCGGGGATTATCTCTGCCTCAAATCTGTGATAATTTCTTGAAGGCAGCTTATGATCCTCGAATTTCCGGTATCTATCTCCacattgatattttaaattgcGGCTGGGCAAAGGTTGAAGAAATTCGAAGGCACATATTCGATTTCAGAAAGTCAG GTGTTTTAGAGAATCTTGGAATTGAACCAGAAGTAGAAAGGATTGGCAAGTACAAAAGTGTAGGAGATCAACTTACCCGTAGAACCATGTCTGAAGATCATCATGAGATGCTTACTTCATTGCTTGATAATATCTATACACATTGGCTGGACAAAGTCTCTGCTGCTAGAG gaaagaaaagagaagatatTGAGAACTTCATAAATAAAGGTGTTTATCAAGTAGAGACACTTAAAGAGGAGGGCTTCATATCAGACATAATCTATGAGGATGAG GTTATTACTAGGTTGAAGGAGAGACTTcaagtaaaaacaaataaaaatctgCCTATGGTTGATTAcag AAAATACTCCGGAGTTAGGAAATCAACTCTTGGACTATCAAATGGTAAAGATTTAATAGCCATCATCCGAGCTTCAGGGAGTATTCGTCGTATTGAGAGTCCACTAGGTGCCCGTAGCTCAGGTATCATTGGAGAGAAGTTAATTGAGAAGATACGCAGTATAAGAG AGTCAAATAAATACAAGGCTGCTATTATCCGAATTGACAGTCCAGGAGGGGATGCCCTTGCTTCTGATTT GATGTGGAGAGAAATCAGGCTTCTGGCTGCCTCAAAACCAGTCATTGCTTCAATGTCTGATGTGGCAGCAAGTGGAGGGTACTACATGGCAATGGGAGCAGGAGTTATTGTGGCAGAAAGTCTTACCTTAACTGGTTCAATTGGAGTGGTCACAG GAAAGCTTAACCTTGGGAAACTCTATGAGAAGATTGGCTTCAACAAAGAAATCATATCAAGGGGTAGATATGCTGAGCTGCGGGCAGCTGAACAGCGTTCATTTAG ACCAGATGAAGCAGAGCTATTTTCCAAGTCTGTTCAGCATGCTTATAAACAATTTCGAGATAAAGCAGCCTTTTCTCGATCTATGACT GTAGACAAGATGGAAGAGGTTGCACAGGGGAGGGTTTGGACTGGCAAGGATGCAGCTTCTAATGGTTTGATTGATGCTATTGGTGGCCTTTCTCGAGCTGTTGCCATAGCAAAATTGAAGGCCGGTATACCTCAAGATAGACAG GTTACTGTTGTGGAGGTCACCAGACCCAGCCCTTCTCTGCCCGAGATTTTGAGTGGTCTAGGTAATTCTCTCGTTGGAGTAGACAGAACTTTAAATGAATTACTACAGGACTTGACATTTTCCAATGGAGTCCAAGCACGGATGGACGGAATCGTGTTTGAGAAATTGGAAGGATATCCATACGCCAACCCCATTTTGGCATTGATGAAAGATCATCTTAGTTCCCTTTAG
- the LOC108340928 gene encoding protein SOB FIVE-LIKE 1, which yields MEPFGGEECHSSESGWTMYIGSPMDDGGHSDDADNDHQLIQTDPQNADDDDQSDDDSMASDASSGPSHLGINHGFPDFQQDAQEECDADKCCLEKKANKTQLKQMEGKKAENKGMLFVATKDKSPVQGRAKVKRNFVGKRK from the coding sequence ATGGAGCCATTCGGTGGAGAGGAATGTCACAGCAGTGAATCTGGATGGACCATGTACATTGGGTCCCCTATGGATGATGGTGGACACAGCGATGATGCTGACAACGACCACCAACTCATTCAAACCGATCCACAGAATGCTGACGATGACGATCAAAGTGATGATGATTCTATGGCTTCTGATGCGTCTTCTGGGCCAAGTCATCTTGGGATTAATCATGGTTTTCCGGATTTCCAGCAAGATGCTCAAGAGGAATGTGATGCAGACAAGTGTTGCTTAGAGAAGAAGGCAAATAAAACCCAACTCAAGCAAATGGAAGGGAAAAAGGCGGAAAACAAAGGGATGTTATTCGTTGCTACCAAAGATAAGTCTCCAGTTCAGGGCCGTGCCAAGGTGAAAAGAAACTTTGTGGGGAAAAGGAAATAG
- the LOC108323796 gene encoding serine protease SPPA, chloroplastic isoform X1, translated as MSRARIAVHRFRCTYAALSSITSSSSAVTRFQFQCPQQHLTRASLPFHFHYRYSSSVPKQTLNCGVENYPSGDFDFTPLTGWKKFIVKLKMLTALPWHRLRYGTVLTIKLRGQVSDQRKSRFSRGLSLPQICDNFLKAAYDPRISGIYLHIDILNCGWAKVEEIRRHIFDFRKSGKFIVAYVPSCREKEYYIASACEEIYAPPSAYFSLFGLTVQAPFFRGVLENLGIEPEVERIGKYKSVGDQLTRRTMSEDHHEMLTSLLDNIYTHWLDKVSAARGKKREDIENFINKGVYQVETLKEEGFISDIIYEDEVITRLKERLQVKTNKNLPMVDYRKYSGVRKSTLGLSNGKDLIAIIRASGSIRRIESPLGARSSGIIGEKLIEKIRSIRESNKYKAAIIRIDSPGGDALASDLMWREIRLLAASKPVIASMSDVAASGGYYMAMGAGVIVAESLTLTGSIGVVTGKLNLGKLYEKIGFNKEIISRGRYAELRAAEQRSFRPDEAELFSKSVQHAYKQFRDKAAFSRSMTVDKMEEVAQGRVWTGKDAASNGLIDAIGGLSRAVAIAKLKAGIPQDRQVTVVEVTRPSPSLPEILSGLGNSLVGVDRTLNELLQDLTFSNGVQARMDGIVFEKLEGYPYANPILALMKDHLSSL; from the exons ATGTCACGGGCTCGTATTGCCGTCCACCGCTTCCGCTGTACCTACGCCGCATTATCGTCGATCACCTCATCTTCATCTGCAGTTACACGCTTTCAGTTCCAATGTCCACAACAACATCTCACGCGCGCATCCCTCCCCTTCCACTTCCACTATCGTTATTCTTCGTCTGTCCCCAAACAAACCTTGAACTGTGGTGTCGAGAATTATCCGAGTGGAGACTTTGATTTCACGCCTCTCACTGGCTGGAAAAAATTCATCGTCAAGCTCAAGATGCTAACGGCCTTACCCTGGCACCGGCTCCGATACGGCACCGTTTTGACAATCAAGTTGCGCGGCCAG GTATCGGATCAGCGGAAGAGTAGGTTCTCTCGGGGATTATCTCTGCCTCAAATCTGTGATAATTTCTTGAAGGCAGCTTATGATCCTCGAATTTCCGGTATCTATCTCCacattgatattttaaattgcGGCTGGGCAAAGGTTGAAGAAATTCGAAGGCACATATTCGATTTCAGAAAGTCAG GAAAATTTATTGTGGCTTATGTCCCTTCCTGTCGAGAAAAGGAATATTATATTGCAAGTGCGTGTGAAGAAATATATGCCCCTCCAAGtgcttatttttctttgtttggaTTGACTGTTCAGGCTCCATTCTTCAGAG GTGTTTTAGAGAATCTTGGAATTGAACCAGAAGTAGAAAGGATTGGCAAGTACAAAAGTGTAGGAGATCAACTTACCCGTAGAACCATGTCTGAAGATCATCATGAGATGCTTACTTCATTGCTTGATAATATCTATACACATTGGCTGGACAAAGTCTCTGCTGCTAGAG gaaagaaaagagaagatatTGAGAACTTCATAAATAAAGGTGTTTATCAAGTAGAGACACTTAAAGAGGAGGGCTTCATATCAGACATAATCTATGAGGATGAG GTTATTACTAGGTTGAAGGAGAGACTTcaagtaaaaacaaataaaaatctgCCTATGGTTGATTAcag AAAATACTCCGGAGTTAGGAAATCAACTCTTGGACTATCAAATGGTAAAGATTTAATAGCCATCATCCGAGCTTCAGGGAGTATTCGTCGTATTGAGAGTCCACTAGGTGCCCGTAGCTCAGGTATCATTGGAGAGAAGTTAATTGAGAAGATACGCAGTATAAGAG AGTCAAATAAATACAAGGCTGCTATTATCCGAATTGACAGTCCAGGAGGGGATGCCCTTGCTTCTGATTT GATGTGGAGAGAAATCAGGCTTCTGGCTGCCTCAAAACCAGTCATTGCTTCAATGTCTGATGTGGCAGCAAGTGGAGGGTACTACATGGCAATGGGAGCAGGAGTTATTGTGGCAGAAAGTCTTACCTTAACTGGTTCAATTGGAGTGGTCACAG GAAAGCTTAACCTTGGGAAACTCTATGAGAAGATTGGCTTCAACAAAGAAATCATATCAAGGGGTAGATATGCTGAGCTGCGGGCAGCTGAACAGCGTTCATTTAG ACCAGATGAAGCAGAGCTATTTTCCAAGTCTGTTCAGCATGCTTATAAACAATTTCGAGATAAAGCAGCCTTTTCTCGATCTATGACT GTAGACAAGATGGAAGAGGTTGCACAGGGGAGGGTTTGGACTGGCAAGGATGCAGCTTCTAATGGTTTGATTGATGCTATTGGTGGCCTTTCTCGAGCTGTTGCCATAGCAAAATTGAAGGCCGGTATACCTCAAGATAGACAG GTTACTGTTGTGGAGGTCACCAGACCCAGCCCTTCTCTGCCCGAGATTTTGAGTGGTCTAGGTAATTCTCTCGTTGGAGTAGACAGAACTTTAAATGAATTACTACAGGACTTGACATTTTCCAATGGAGTCCAAGCACGGATGGACGGAATCGTGTTTGAGAAATTGGAAGGATATCCATACGCCAACCCCATTTTGGCATTGATGAAAGATCATCTTAGTTCCCTTTAG
- the LOC108339754 gene encoding basic leucine zipper 43, translating to MECNEDDELHVAPYASLTQCFHYPSPTQKPIPTSTMETGEGHNLTHLDQPHSLHHFPFFCSQLHLPSNSHDPIKIPLHKPSPNTSSNSNNNNNSDEAKALLDDRKKKRMFSNRESARRSRMRKKQQIEVLQYHVDHLQTLNHQLSQKIIYLLECNQQIHQQNSQLKEKVSSLQVVLYDLLVPAAGAEQPHHIPNGFLAEPSSTRPISSSRT from the coding sequence ATGGAATGCAATGAAGATGATGAACTCCATGTAGCCCCTTATGCTTCCTTAACACAGTGCTTTCACTATCCTTCTCCAACCCAGAAACCTATCCCGACCTCAACAATGGAAACTGGTGAAGGCCATAATTTGACCCATCTGGACCAACCTCATAGTTTACACCACTTTCCATTTTTCTGCTCCCAATTGCACCTCCCAAGCAACAGCCACGACCCAATTAAAATCCCACTCCATAAACCCTCTCCCAACACTTCATCAAACAGTAACAACAATAACAATTCTGATGAAGCAAAGGCTCTCCTTGATgacagaaagaagaaaaggatgtTCTCCAACAGAGAATCTGCTCGCAGGTCTCGCATGCGAAAGAAACAACAGATTGAAGTCCTGCAGTATCACGTGGATCATCTGCAGACACTAAACCATCAACTCTCCCAAAAGATCATTTACTTGCTTGAATGTAACCAACAAATCCACCAACAGAATTCTCagctaaaagaaaaagtttccTCTCTTCAGGTAGTACTCTATGACTTGTTGGTTCCTGCAGCAGGTGCAGAACAACCTCACCACATCCCTAATGGCTTCCTAGCCGAGCCTTCTTCAACTAGACCAATTTCAAGTTCCCGAACATAG
- the LOC108332562 gene encoding E3 ubiquitin-protein ligase CIP8: MADVTTYPRHHRHSRHPDDDQTLIPFPYWDLDFDFDPEFHSNRFSLTDRENQVNFVMDLFHQRVEQSQLTDPLSNDAFFGVIDALDAIDLGFPAADDLLVGGRLSVGSDSDESLYQSGNIDSVLGICTHSEEEYNVNDDVSNIPLCLDALQLEDNRDSYDDFEWEEVVDEREVLSMFDDTSVSVSFGIEEEAEEEVEFEMETNNLGWQVLLNANLEGTNSEPYFGDNEDFVYAAEYEMFSQFNDVAFVGKPPASVSAVRKLSAVVVSAVDVANGNVVCAVCKEEFGVGEEVKQLPCSHRYHGDCIVPWLGIRNTCPVCRFEFPTDDADYEQRKAHTSVM, translated from the coding sequence atggCAGATGTAACCACCTACCCCCGCCACCACCGCCACTCCCGCCACCCCGACGATGACCAAACTCTGATTCCTTTCCCTTATTGGGActtagattttgattttgatccCGAATTCCACTCCAACCGTTTCTCCCTCACCGACCGCGAGAACCAGGTCAATTTCGTCATGGATCTCTTTCACCAGCGCGTTGAACAATCGCAACTCACCGATCCCCTCTCTAACGACGCCTTTTTCGGCGTTATCGACGCCCTAGACGCCATCGACCTTGGCTTCCCCGCCGCCGACGACTTACTTGTCGGAGGTCGGCTCTCCGTCGGATCTGACTCCGACGAATCGCTCTACCAGTCTGGAAACATCGACAGCGTGCTCGGGATCTGCACGCACTCGGAGGAAGAGTACAACGTGAACGACGACGTTTCGAACATCCCTCTCTGCTTGGACGCGCTTCAATTGGAAGACAACAGAGACAGTTATGATGATTTCGAGTGGGAGGAAGTGGTCGACGAGAGAGAAGTTCTGAGCATGTTCGACGACACCTCCGTTTCCGTCTCCTTTGGAATCGAAGAGGAGGCGGAGGAGGAAGTAGAATTTGAAATGGAGACCAACAATTTGGGGTGGCAGGTTCTGTTGAACGCCAATTTGGAGGGAACGAATTCCGAGCCGTATTTCGGAGACAACGAGGACTTCGTGTACGCCGCCGAGTACGAGATGTTCAGCCAATTCAACGACGTCGCCTTCGTCGGGAAGCCTCCGGCGTCCGTCTCCGCCGTGAGGAAACTGTCGGCGGTGGTCGTGAGCGCTGTTGACGTGGCAAACGGAAACGTGGTTTGCGCGGTCTGTAAGGAGGAGTTTGGGGTTGGGGAAGAGGTGAAGCAGTTGCCGTGTTCGCATCGTTATCACGGGGACTGCATTGTGCCGTGGTTGGGGATAAGGAACACGTGTCCCGTTTGTCGCTTTGAGTTTCCCACTGATGATGCTGATTATGAGCAGAGGAAGGCACATACATCTGTTATGTGA